In Deltaproteobacteria bacterium, the following proteins share a genomic window:
- a CDS encoding helix-turn-helix domain-containing protein yields MPRHAVSVLDLAHELGLAERTVRRLVAAGRIPVVRVGRRVLVLRDAALAALHVAAAGGLAAALTAARLELAREIARRAAIDAVELAELVATRDAIESALLALEAEAAS; encoded by the coding sequence ATGCCACGACACGCCGTCTCGGTCTTGGACCTCGCCCACGAGCTCGGGCTCGCGGAGCGCACCGTGCGACGGCTCGTCGCCGCGGGACGGATTCCGGTGGTGCGGGTCGGCCGGCGCGTCCTCGTGCTGCGCGACGCCGCGCTCGCGGCGCTGCACGTCGCGGCGGCGGGCGGGCTCGCGGCTGCGCTGACGGCCGCGCGCCTCGAGCTCGCGCGGGAGATCGCGCGACGCGCGGCGATCGACGCCGTGGAGCTCGCCGAGCTCGTCGCGACGCGCGACGCGATCGAGTCGGCGCTGCTCGCGCTCGAGGCTGAGGCGGCGTCATGA